The sequence GCGAACGCTACTAACGGGTAAACCGGGGGACAAGGGTTTGCGCAGCAGCAAAGAATCATTGGGCCATTCGTAGGGACTCGACAAAGAAACCGAGTGGGCCGCAGCACGCTCTCACAGAGACCTTGACCACACGAGCGGGCTAGGGTTTCCCGGAGGAGCCCTGCATGCTGTGGTGCGACAAGGGCTTTGACAGGTCGAGCGAGCCTCGAATCACGCTCCGTGTGGGCAAGCTCACCATTGGGGACGGGTCGAAGTGCCGTGTCGGCAGTCCCTAAACTCGGCTTGTTTCAAGGAGGGAGCCTCAATCGTGCGCAAGGTGCTCATCGCCAACCGTGGCGAAATCGCTGTCCGCGTGGCCCGGGCCTGTCGGGACGCCGGGATCGCGAGCGTGGCCGTCTACGCCGACCCGGACCGGGACGCTCTGCATGTCCGCGCCGCGGATGAGGCGTTCGCCCTGGGCGGTGACACACCGGCCACCAGCTACCTGGACATCGAGAAGGTCCTGAACGCGGCGCGCGAGTCGGGCGCGGACGCCGTCCACCCCGGCTACGGCTTCCTGTCGGAGAACGCCGACTTCGCGCAGGCCGTGCTGGACGCGGGCCTGATCTGGATCGGCCCGCCGCCGCAGGCCATCCGGGACCTGGGTGACAAGGTCGCCGCCCGGCACATCGCCCAGCGCGCCGGCGCGCCCCTGGTGGCCGGCACCCCGGACCCGGTCTCCGGTGCCGAGGAGGTCGTGGCGTTCGCCGAGCAGCACGGCCTGCCGATCGCCATCAAGGCGGCCTTCGGCGGCGGTGGCCGCGGCCTGAAGGTCGCCCGCACCCTGGAAGAAGTACCCGAGCTGTACGAGTCGGCCGTGCGCGAGGCGGTCGCCGCCTTCGGCCGCGGCGAGTGCTTCGTCGAGCGCTACCTGGACCGCCCCCGCCACGTGGAGACCCAGTGCCTGGCGGACAAGCACGGCAACGTGGTCGTCGTGTCGACCCGTGACTGCTCGCTGCAGCGCCGGCACCAGAAGCTGGTGGAGGAGGCCCCGGCGCCGTTCCTGAGCGACGAGCAGGTCGCCGAGCTGTACCGCGCCTCGAAGGCCATCCTGAAGGAGGCCTCCTACGAGGGCGCGGGCACCTGCGAGTTCCTGGTCGGCCAGGACGGCACGATCTCCTTCCTGGAGGTCAACACCCGCCTCCAGGTCGAGCACCCGGTGACCGAGGAGGTCGCCGGCATCGACCTGGTCCGCGAGATGTTCCGCATCGCCGACGGCGAGGAACTGGGTTACGACGACCCGGCCCTGCGCGGCCACTCCTTCGAGTTCCGCATCAACGGTGAGGACCCGGGCCGCAACTTCCTGCCGGCTCCCGGCACGGTGACGAGGTTCGACGCGCCGTCCGGTCCCGGTGTCCGCCTGGACGCGGGCGTGGAGGCCGGCTCGGTCATCGGCCCGGCGTGGGACTCCCTGCTGGCCAAGCTGATCGTGACGGGCCGTACGCGCGAGGAGGCCCTCCAGCGGGCCGCCCGCGCCCTGGACGAGTTCCAGGTCGAGGGCATGGCCACGGCGATCCCCTTCCACCGCGCGGTCGTGAGGGACCCGGCCTTCGCCCCCGAACTGACGGGCTCGAACGACCCGTTCACGGTCCACACCCGGTGGATCGAGACCGAGTTCGTCAACGAGATCAAGCCCTTCGCCGCCCCGGCCGACGCCGAGGCGGAGGAGGAGGCCGGCCGTGAGACGGTCGTCGTCGAGGTGGGCGGCAAGCGCTTGGAGGTCTCCCTCCCCTCGTCGCTCGGCATGTCCCTGGCCCGCACCGGTCTCGCGGCGGGCGCCAAGCCCAAGCGCCGCGCGGCCAAGAAGTCCGGCCCCGTCGCCTCCGGCGACACCCTCGCCTCCCCGATGCAGGGCACGATCGTCAAGATCGCAGTCGAGGAGGGCCAGGAGGTCCAGGAGGGCGACCTGATCGTCGTCCTGGAGGCCATGAAGATGGAACAGCCCCTCAACGCCCACAAGGCGGGCACCATCAAGGGCCTCAGCGCCGAGGTCGGCGCCTCCATCACGTCGGGCGCGGCGATCTGCGAGATCAAGGACTGACGGCAAGACTCAGGGCAACGCCCGGCGGACCGACTGCCTCGGTCCGCCGGGCGGCGTTGCTTTTGCAGCTCGTAGGGCGGCCGGCTCAGGAGCGCGGGGCCATGGCCGATACGGAAGCCGACCGAGCCCGACGACTACCGCCGCCGCAGATCAGCGACGCGCCCCCGCTCAACCCCTGCCGGCTGCTCCCCCATCCCCGCCGCTCCCGAGCGGAGCGCCACGTGCCCCCTGCGCGGCCCCGGCAGGGGTGCGCGCCGCGCCGGGGCCTGCTCACCCCCCGGAGGGCTGCCCGCCCCGGCCACGGCGATCTGCACCCCCTGGTCGGCAAGGGCCTGCAACTCGGTGGCGGCGCGGTCGTCGTGGCCCGGGGGCTCGTCGGTGACCAGGCGGGTGATCAGGTCCGTCGGCACGGTCTGGAACATGGTGTCGGTGCCGAGCTTGGTGTGGTCGGCGAGGACCACGACCTCGGCGGCGGCCTGGACGAGCGCCCGGTCGACGGACGCCGAGAGCATGTTGGACGTGGACAGGCCGCGTTCGGCGGTCAGACCGCTCCCGGAGAGGAAGGCCTTCGACACCCGCAGCCCCTGGAGGGACTGCTCGGCGCCGGAGCCGACGAGGGCGTAGTTGGAGCCGCGCAGGGTGCCGCCGGTCATCACGACCTCCACCCGGTTGGCATGGGCCAGCGCCTGGGCGACCAGGAGGGAGTTGGTGACGACGGTCAGGCCGGGCACCCGCGCGAGCCGGCGGGCCAGCTCCTGCGTGGTGGTACCCGCGCCGACCACGATGGCCTCGCCCTCTTCGACGAGGCCCGCGGCGAGATCGGCGATGGCCGTCTTCTCGGCGGTCGCGAGGTGGGACTTCTGCGGGAAGCCCGACTCGCGCGTGAAACCGCCCGGCAGTACGGCACCGCCGTGCCGGCGGTCGAGGAGTCCTTCTGCCTCCAGTGCCCGCACGTCCCGCCGTACGGTCACTTCGGAGGTCTGGACGACGCGGGCGAGTTCACGGAGCGAGACCGCACCGTTCGCTCGCACCATTTCGAGGATCAATTGGCGACGTTCAGCAGCGAACACGAAACTGACAGTAACCCCAGCGACCGTCTGCTTTCAGCAGTTTGCGCCGAATAACAGAAGTTGTTCGCATGGCAGGGTGGGAAGTGGTATAGGACCTGACCGTCCCGACTATGCCGTACGCACACGCGGCAACTCCCCGTGACCAGCGGGGAGTTGGCGCCGACGTCAGGCCTCCGCGCTCGCCTTGCGCGTGTGGAGCTGCCTGGCCACCTCCGCGATCGACCCCGAAAGGGAGGGGTACACGGTGAACGCGTTCGCGATCTGTTCGACCGTCAGATTGTTGTCGACGGCGATCGAGATGGGGTGGATCAGTTCCGAGGCGCGCGGCGCCACGACCACACCGCCGACCACGATGCCCGTGCCCGGCCGGCAGAAGATCTTGACGAAGCCGTCCCGGATGCCCTGCATCTTGGCGCGCGGGTTGCGCAGCAGGGGGAGCTTGACGACCCGCGCGTCGATCTTGCCCGCGTCCACGTCCGCCTGCGTGTAGCCGACCGTCGCGATCTCGGGGTCGGTGAAGACGTTGGAGGAGACGGTCTTCAGGTTCAGCGGGGTCACCGCGTCACCGAGGAAGTGGTACATGGCGATACGTCCCTGCATGGCGGCGACGGACGCGAGGGCGAAGATCCCGGTCACGTCACCGGCCGCGTACACGCCGGGCGCGGTCGTCCTGGACACCTTGTCGGTCCAGATGTGACCGGACTCGCGCAGCTTGACGCCCGCCTCCTCCAGGCCGAGGCCCGCGCTGTTCGGGATGGCGCCGACGGCCATCAGGCAGTGCGAGCCGCTGATGACCCGGCCGTCGGCCAGCGTCACCTCGACCCGGCCCCCGACGCGCTTGGCGGACTGCGCGCGGGAACGGGCCATGACGTTCATGCCGCGGCGCCGGAAGACGTCCTCCAGCACGGCGGCGGCGTCCGGGTCCTCGCCCGGCAGCACGCGGTCCCGCGAGGACACGAGCGTGACCTTGGACCCGAGTGCCTGATAGGCGCCGGCGAACTCGGCACCGGTCACACCGGAGCCGACCACGATCAGCTCTTCCGGCAGCTCGGTGAGGTCGTAGACCTGGGTCCAGTTGAGGATGCGCTCGCCGTCGGGCTGGGCGTCGGGCAGCTCGCGCGGGTGACCACCGGTGGCGATGAGGACGGCGTCGGCGACGAGGGTCTCCTCGGTGCCGTCGGCGGCGGTGACGACGACCTTGCGGGACCCGTCGAGGGCCTGCATGCCCTCGAGCCGACCGCGCCCGCGCAGGACCCGGGCGCCGGCGCGCGTGACGGAGGCGGTGATGTCGTGCGACTGCGCGAGCGCGAGCCGCTTGACACGCCGGTTGACCTTGCCGAGATCCACCCCGACCACCCGGGCGGTCTGCTCCAGCGGCGGAGTGTCGTCGGCGACGATGATCCCCAGCTCCTCGTAGGAGGAGTCGAAGGTGGTCATCACCTCGGCCGTGGCGATTAGGGTCTTCGACGGCACGCAGTCGGTCAGTACCGACGCTCCGCCCAGACCGTCGCAGTCGACGACGGTCACCTCCGCGCCGAGCTGAGCGGCCACCAGCGCCGCTTCATATCCGCCGGGTCCGCCACCGATGATCACGATCCGAGTCACGTACCCCATTGTCCCGCACGCCTCAAGGTGCTACTGCCCGGGGGCGCGCCAGGCGTACCCCGGGCGCACTCCCGGGACGGATGAGGCAGGAGTTTGCCTGCCGTACCCTCTGTCCATGTCGCTCTATGCCGCGTACGCCGGCAACCTCGACGCCGGGCTGATGTCACACCGCGCCCCGCACTCCCCGCTGCGTGCCACCGGCTGGCTGAACGGCTGGCGGCTGACGTTCGGCGGCGAGCAGCTGGGCTGGGAGGGGGCGCTGGCGACGATCGTCGAGGACCCGCTCGCGCAGGTCTTCGTCGGCCTCTACGACATCGCACCCCTGGACGAGGAGTCCCTCGACCGGTGGGAAGGCGTGGGTCTCGGCATCTACCGGCGCGTACGCGTGCGCGTGCACACCCTGGACGGCGAGGAGCCGGCCTGGACGTACGTCCTCGACGGCTACGAGGGCGGGCTCCCCTCGGCGCGCTACCTCGGTGAGATCGCGGACGCGGCGGAATCGGCGGGAGCGCCGCACGACTACGTGATGGAACTGCGGAAACGGCCCTGCTGAGCGGGCGCCGACTCTAAAATTGGCTGCACCGACGCACCAACGGGAGAGCGCATGCCCCCCACGACCACCTACGACGTCTACTACACGGTCCAGGCCGCACAGGCTCGTGACCGCCTGGACGACCGGCAGCGGAACGCGTTCGACAAGGGCATCGCCATGCTGGCCCGCGACCCCTTCCTTCCGGTGTCCCGGCCCATAGGGTCCACCGGCGACGACCGCACGATCCGTCTCACCCAGAACATCCTGGTGGAGTACACGGTGAGCCGCGGGCGTCTGCTCATCTTCATCGTCGAGGTCTTCAACGACAAGGACGTCCTCATCACCGAGGAGTGACAGCCGCACCCGCGGGACGGCTTTCGTCGGAAACGACAAGACAACGATCGCCATCCCGTGATGTCTGTCATCTACGCGCGTAGGCGAAGACGAGCTACCCTCGTCGGCGTGAACGCATCTCTTCTTCCGGACGACATCCAGGGCGACCCGTACGCCGCCGCCGACGCCGCCGCCGCGCGCCTGCGCGAACTCACCGGCGCCGAGACCCACGACGTCGCCCTCGTGATGGGCTCCGGCTGGGCTCCGGCCGTCGACGCCCTGGGCACACCCGACGCCGAGTTCCAGGTCACCGAGCTGCCCGGCTTCCCGCCGCCAGCCGTCGAGGGGCACGGCGGCAAGATCCGCTCGTACTCCTTCGGTGACAAGCGCGCGCTGGTCTTCCTGGGCCGCACGCACTACTACGAGGGCCGTGGCGTCGCAGCCGTCGCCCACGGCGTGCGCACCGCCGTGGCCGCCGGCTGCAAGACCATCGTCCTCACCAACGGCTGCGGCGGCCTGCGCGAGGGCATGCGCCCCGGGCAGCCGGTCCTGATCAGCGACCACATCAACCTGACGGCCACGTCCCCGATCGTCGGCGCCAACTTCGTCGACCTCACCGACCTCTACTCCCCCCGCCTGCGCGCCCTGTGCAAGGAGATCGACGCCTCCCTGGAGGAGGGCGTCTACGCGCAGTTCCCCGGCCCGCACTACGAGACCCCGGCCGAGATCCGCATGGCCCGCGTCATCGGCGCGGACCTGGTCGGCATGTCCACGGTCCTCGAGGCCATCGCCGCGCGCGAGGCGGGCGCCGAGGTGCTGGGCATCTCCCTGGTCACCAACCTGGCGGCCGGCATGACCGGCGAGCCCCTCAACCACGAGGAGGTCCTCCAGGCGGGCCGCGACTCCGCCGCGCGGATGGGCCAGCTGCTGGGCCAGGTGCTGGGCAAGCTGTAGAGCGAGCCTTCCGGCCCACGGTTGCGGTGGGCCGGCGGGAAGACGGGGGTCTGGGGGCGGAGCCCCCAGGGGCCCAGGCAAACACAGGAGAGGTTGATCCCAAGGTGCACGACGATCTCATGGCCCGGGCCACGGCCTGGCTCGCCGAGGACCCCGACACGGAGACCCGTGACGAACTGGCCAAGCTGATCGAGGCCGGCGACACGAACGAACTGTCGGCCCGGTTCAGCGGCACGCTCCAGTTCGGCACCGCGGGTCTGCGCGGCGAGCTGGGCGCCGGCCCCATGCGCATGAACCGCAGCGTCGTCATCCGCGCCGCGGCCGGCCTCGCCGCGTACCTGAAGAAGCAGGGCCGGGCCGGCGGGCTCGTCGTCATCGGATACGACGCCCGCCACAAGTCCGCCGACTTCGCCCGGGACACCGCCGCCGTGATGACCGGCGCCGGCCTTCGCGCGGCGGTCCTCCCCCGCCCCCTGCCCACCCCCGTCCTCGCCTTCGCCATACGGCACCTCGGCGCGGTCGCGGGCGTCGAGGTCACCGCCAGCCACAACCCGCCCCGGGACAACGGCTACAAGGTGTACCTCGGCGACGGCTCCCAGATCGTGCCGCCCGCCGACGCGGAGATCGCCGCCGAGATCGACGCGATCGCCTCCCTGAACGACGTACCGCGCCCGCAGTCCGGCTGGCAGACCCTGGACGAGTCGGTCCTGGACGCCTACCTGGCCCGCACGGACGCCGTGCTGGCCGACGGCTCCCCCCGCACCGCCCGCACGGTCTACACGGCCATGCACGGCGTCGGCAAGGACGTCCTGCTCGCCGCGTTCGCCCGGGCCGGGTTCCCGGAGCCGGTGCTGGTCGCCGAGCAGGCCGAGCCGGACCCGGACTTCCCGACGGTCGCCTTCCCGAACCCGGAGGAGCCGGGCGCGATGGACCTGTCGTTCGCCCGCGCCCGCGCCACCGGCCCGGACCTGGTCATCGCCAACGACCCCGACGCCGACCGCTGCGCGGTGGCCGTCAAGGACGGCGCCGACTGGCGGATGCTGCGCGGCGACGAGGTCGGCGCGCTGCTCGCCGCCCACCTGGTCCGCCGCGGCGCGACCGGCGTGTTCGCCGAGTCGATCGTCTCATCCTCCCTCCTGAGCCGGATCGCCCAGAAGGCGAACCTCCCCTACGAGGAGACGCTGACCGGCTTCAAGTGGATCGCCCGCGTGGACGGCCTGCGCTACGGCTACGAGGAGGCCCTCGGCTACTGCGTGGACCCCGAGGGCGTGCGCGACAAGGACGGCATCACCGCCGCGCTCCTGATCACCGAACTGGCCTCGCAGCTCAAGGAGGAGGGCCGTACCCTCCTGGACCTCCTCGACGACCTCGCCGTGGAGCACGGTCTGCACGCCACCGACCAGCTCTCGGTCCGTGTCCAGGACCTCTCGCTGATCGCGGACGCGATGCGCCGCCTGCGCGAGCAGCCACCGACCGAGCTGGCGGGCCTGGCCATCACCCGTGCCGAGGACCTCACCCGGGGCACGGACAGGCTGCCGCCCACGGACGGCCTGCGCTACACGCTGGACGGCGCCCGGGTGATCGTCCGCCCGAGCGGCACCGAGCCGAAGCTGAAGTGCTACCTGGAGGTCGTCGTACCGGTCGCCACGCACGCCGGCCTGCCGACGGCCCACGCCCGCGCGAACGAACTCCTCGCGCAGATCAAGCGGGACCTGTCGGCGGCCGCCGGTATCTGAGCCGTACGGCAGCGGTCCCCATGGGGGTGCCCCCGTCCGGGCACCCCCATGCCGCCGTTCCCGGGACCTGCCTCCACGGCCGGGGCGGGTCTCCTCCCGTACGCCGTGGTGCGACGCCGCCCGGGCGTCGGGCCGTGGCCGGCAGGCGCCGGCCCGTGGTCAGTGGGCGTCAGCCCGTGGCCAGCAGGATCGCCAGCACGACCGCGCCCGCCAGCGCCGGTCCGAGCACCTCGTAGGCCCAGCGCACGGTCGTCTCGCCGTGGGCCGTGTCCCTGCCCTCGTGCCGCTCGTGGAAGGCGCGCAGGTCGTTCATCCACTGGTCGGTCTCCGCCTGCGTCGGCCCGGAGTCGGGGCCCGCCGCCAGACCGAACCCGCCCCGGCGCAGACCGAGGCGACGGGCCTGGGCCGAGCCGCCCTCGTTGCCCTTCGTCCCTGCATCCACCTGTTGGCGCGCCGCCCGCTTGCGGGCCCGCAGCGAGACCGGGATGGCCCACAGCTGGTACTTGGTGCCGGAGTTCGCCACGACCTCGTTGGAGAAGCCGGAGCGCAGGGCGGCGATCTCGCCCCAGGGCAGGGTGATCACCCGGAAGGGGTTGCGGATCCGCAGCCGGTCGTCGTTGGCGAACACCGCGGGCCGCAGCGTGAAGGCGATCACCAGCGGAACGGCCAGGATCATCCCGGCGAGCGCCAGCCACGGGGCGCGGCCATGACCGCTGAACAGCGCGTCGAAGCCCAGCCAGCCGATGAGCCCGAGAAGCAGCACACCGCTCGGGATGGCCATGGGCGAGCGGTAGATCCGGTCCTGGTAGACGGGCTCCGGAGGCTGTGACGCGGGTGACGGGTGGTCGGGGGTGGTCATGGGCCAAGTCTGCATGACACCGGCGGCGGTGCCGCCACGCGCCCCGGAACCGGCGCTCATCCGTGATCTTCGAATGCGAGATGAGCACGGGGGCTGTACAGGAACTACGCGCGTAGATATGCTCGTCCGGTGACCATGCCCACCACTGCACCCACAGCACACGCTCTCGCTGACGTCACCGCGTCCGACAGCGCGCTGGGCCGCTTCCTGCACGGGCTGCCCGGCGTCGACGCGGTCGGCCTGGAGGCGCGGGCCGCGTCTCTCGGCACCCGTTCCATCAAGACCACCGCGAAGGCGTACGCCATCGACCTCGCCATCTCGATGGTCGACCTGACGACGCTGGAAGGCGCGGACACCCCGGGCAAGGTCCGGGCGCTCGGCGCCAAGGCCGTCCATCCCGACCCGACCGACCGGACGACGCCGACCACGGCGGCCGTCTGCGTCTACCCCGACATGGTGGCCGTCGCCAAGGAGGCCGTCGCCGGCTCGGGCGTCAAGGTCGCCTCGGTCGCCACCGCCTTCCCGGCCGGCCGTGCCGCCCTCGACGTGAAGCTGGCCGACGTCCGTGACGCCGTCGCCGCGGGCGCGGACGAGATCGACATGGTCATCGACCGGGGCGCGTTCCTGGCCGGCAAGTACCTGAAGGTGTACGACGAGATCGTCGCCGTGAAGCAGGCCTGCGGCACGAGCGCCCGCCTGAAGGTCATCTTCGAGACCGGCGAGCTGTCGACGTACGACAACATCCGCCGCGCCTCCTGGCTCGGCATGCTCGCGGGCGCCGACTTCATCAAGACCTCGACGGGCAAGGTGGCGGTCAACGCCACGCCCGCCAACACCCTGCTGATGCTGGAGGCCGTGCGGGACTTCCGCGCGCAGACCGGCATCCAGGTCGGCGTGAAGCCGGCCGGCGGCATCCGCACCACCAAGGACGCCGTCAAGTTCCTGGTCCTGGTCAACGAGACCGCGGGCGAGGACTGGCTGGACAACCACTGGTTCCGCTTCGGCGCCTCCTCGCTCCTGAACGACCTGCTGATGCAGCGTCAGAAGCTGGCCACCGGCCGCTACTCCGGCCCCGACTACGTGACGGTGGACTGATCATCATGGCTTCCGCATTCGAGTACGCACCGGCACCCGAGTCCCGCTCGGTCGTCGACATCGCCCCCGCCTACGGCCTGTTCGTCGACGGCGAGTTCACGGACGCGGCCGACGGCAAGGTCTTCAAGACCGTCAGCCCCAGCACGGAAGAGGCGCTGTCGGAG comes from Streptomyces sp. FXJ1.172 and encodes:
- a CDS encoding phospho-sugar mutase; this encodes MHDDLMARATAWLAEDPDTETRDELAKLIEAGDTNELSARFSGTLQFGTAGLRGELGAGPMRMNRSVVIRAAAGLAAYLKKQGRAGGLVVIGYDARHKSADFARDTAAVMTGAGLRAAVLPRPLPTPVLAFAIRHLGAVAGVEVTASHNPPRDNGYKVYLGDGSQIVPPADAEIAAEIDAIASLNDVPRPQSGWQTLDESVLDAYLARTDAVLADGSPRTARTVYTAMHGVGKDVLLAAFARAGFPEPVLVAEQAEPDPDFPTVAFPNPEEPGAMDLSFARARATGPDLVIANDPDADRCAVAVKDGADWRMLRGDEVGALLAAHLVRRGATGVFAESIVSSSLLSRIAQKANLPYEETLTGFKWIARVDGLRYGYEEALGYCVDPEGVRDKDGITAALLITELASQLKEEGRTLLDLLDDLAVEHGLHATDQLSVRVQDLSLIADAMRRLREQPPTELAGLAITRAEDLTRGTDRLPPTDGLRYTLDGARVIVRPSGTEPKLKCYLEVVVPVATHAGLPTAHARANELLAQIKRDLSAAAGI
- a CDS encoding gamma-glutamylcyclotransferase is translated as MSLYAAYAGNLDAGLMSHRAPHSPLRATGWLNGWRLTFGGEQLGWEGALATIVEDPLAQVFVGLYDIAPLDEESLDRWEGVGLGIYRRVRVRVHTLDGEEPAWTYVLDGYEGGLPSARYLGEIADAAESAGAPHDYVMELRKRPC
- a CDS encoding PH domain-containing protein, with translation MTTPDHPSPASQPPEPVYQDRIYRSPMAIPSGVLLLGLIGWLGFDALFSGHGRAPWLALAGMILAVPLVIAFTLRPAVFANDDRLRIRNPFRVITLPWGEIAALRSGFSNEVVANSGTKYQLWAIPVSLRARKRAARQQVDAGTKGNEGGSAQARRLGLRRGGFGLAAGPDSGPTQAETDQWMNDLRAFHERHEGRDTAHGETTVRWAYEVLGPALAGAVVLAILLATG
- a CDS encoding NAD(P)H-quinone dehydrogenase produces the protein MGYVTRIVIIGGGPGGYEAALVAAQLGAEVTVVDCDGLGGASVLTDCVPSKTLIATAEVMTTFDSSYEELGIIVADDTPPLEQTARVVGVDLGKVNRRVKRLALAQSHDITASVTRAGARVLRGRGRLEGMQALDGSRKVVVTAADGTEETLVADAVLIATGGHPRELPDAQPDGERILNWTQVYDLTELPEELIVVGSGVTGAEFAGAYQALGSKVTLVSSRDRVLPGEDPDAAAVLEDVFRRRGMNVMARSRAQSAKRVGGRVEVTLADGRVISGSHCLMAVGAIPNSAGLGLEEAGVKLRESGHIWTDKVSRTTAPGVYAAGDVTGIFALASVAAMQGRIAMYHFLGDAVTPLNLKTVSSNVFTDPEIATVGYTQADVDAGKIDARVVKLPLLRNPRAKMQGIRDGFVKIFCRPGTGIVVGGVVVAPRASELIHPISIAVDNNLTVEQIANAFTVYPSLSGSIAEVARQLHTRKASAEA
- a CDS encoding type II toxin-antitoxin system RelE family toxin; translated protein: MPPTTTYDVYYTVQAAQARDRLDDRQRNAFDKGIAMLARDPFLPVSRPIGSTGDDRTIRLTQNILVEYTVSRGRLLIFIVEVFNDKDVLITEE
- a CDS encoding purine-nucleoside phosphorylase, encoding MNASLLPDDIQGDPYAAADAAAARLRELTGAETHDVALVMGSGWAPAVDALGTPDAEFQVTELPGFPPPAVEGHGGKIRSYSFGDKRALVFLGRTHYYEGRGVAAVAHGVRTAVAAGCKTIVLTNGCGGLREGMRPGQPVLISDHINLTATSPIVGANFVDLTDLYSPRLRALCKEIDASLEEGVYAQFPGPHYETPAEIRMARVIGADLVGMSTVLEAIAAREAGAEVLGISLVTNLAAGMTGEPLNHEEVLQAGRDSAARMGQLLGQVLGKL
- the deoC gene encoding deoxyribose-phosphate aldolase; translated protein: MPTTAPTAHALADVTASDSALGRFLHGLPGVDAVGLEARAASLGTRSIKTTAKAYAIDLAISMVDLTTLEGADTPGKVRALGAKAVHPDPTDRTTPTTAAVCVYPDMVAVAKEAVAGSGVKVASVATAFPAGRAALDVKLADVRDAVAAGADEIDMVIDRGAFLAGKYLKVYDEIVAVKQACGTSARLKVIFETGELSTYDNIRRASWLGMLAGADFIKTSTGKVAVNATPANTLLMLEAVRDFRAQTGIQVGVKPAGGIRTTKDAVKFLVLVNETAGEDWLDNHWFRFGASSLLNDLLMQRQKLATGRYSGPDYVTVD
- a CDS encoding DeoR/GlpR family DNA-binding transcription regulator, with amino-acid sequence MFAAERRQLILEMVRANGAVSLRELARVVQTSEVTVRRDVRALEAEGLLDRRHGGAVLPGGFTRESGFPQKSHLATAEKTAIADLAAGLVEEGEAIVVGAGTTTQELARRLARVPGLTVVTNSLLVAQALAHANRVEVVMTGGTLRGSNYALVGSGAEQSLQGLRVSKAFLSGSGLTAERGLSTSNMLSASVDRALVQAAAEVVVLADHTKLGTDTMFQTVPTDLITRLVTDEPPGHDDRAATELQALADQGVQIAVAGAGSPPGGEQAPARRAPLPGPRRGHVALRSGAAGMGEQPAGVERGRVADLRRR
- a CDS encoding acetyl/propionyl/methylcrotonyl-CoA carboxylase subunit alpha; translated protein: MRKVLIANRGEIAVRVARACRDAGIASVAVYADPDRDALHVRAADEAFALGGDTPATSYLDIEKVLNAARESGADAVHPGYGFLSENADFAQAVLDAGLIWIGPPPQAIRDLGDKVAARHIAQRAGAPLVAGTPDPVSGAEEVVAFAEQHGLPIAIKAAFGGGGRGLKVARTLEEVPELYESAVREAVAAFGRGECFVERYLDRPRHVETQCLADKHGNVVVVSTRDCSLQRRHQKLVEEAPAPFLSDEQVAELYRASKAILKEASYEGAGTCEFLVGQDGTISFLEVNTRLQVEHPVTEEVAGIDLVREMFRIADGEELGYDDPALRGHSFEFRINGEDPGRNFLPAPGTVTRFDAPSGPGVRLDAGVEAGSVIGPAWDSLLAKLIVTGRTREEALQRAARALDEFQVEGMATAIPFHRAVVRDPAFAPELTGSNDPFTVHTRWIETEFVNEIKPFAAPADAEAEEEAGRETVVVEVGGKRLEVSLPSSLGMSLARTGLAAGAKPKRRAAKKSGPVASGDTLASPMQGTIVKIAVEEGQEVQEGDLIVVLEAMKMEQPLNAHKAGTIKGLSAEVGASITSGAAICEIKD